Proteins co-encoded in one Setaria viridis chromosome 9, Setaria_viridis_v4.0, whole genome shotgun sequence genomic window:
- the LOC117840632 gene encoding GDSL esterase/lipase At5g03600, with protein MKLFAAACFVLLLLNCRVAESRRHRHHHSPKAAYRTHKLFVFGDDFADDGNGDSDSVAWHQPFGMSDTAHGRKPTGRFSDGLVQSDFLAKIMGHSESPPPYTGDDWDNGIDASGLNFAVAGAAALDVPGGVLNISAQVQQLRNLVRDGLVDDRDFKESVALVAYSGNDYTSQDNLDDQVAKVVDELASVVSQLQDLGVTKVLVNTVPPFGCSPWLARLSDYSSCDGDGNANSDKHNAALRDRLGGEEDVMLLDVNSIVTDLVAPKEGSALYAGKFTELLRPCCEGTGDGGYCGLDGGYSLCDHPEEYFYWDLVHPTHAGWRAVMQLLQGPIMAFLGISNLEHL; from the exons ATGAAGCttttcgccgccgcctgcttcgtcctcctcctcctcaatt GCCGTGTGGCGGAGTCCCGGCGGCACCGTCATCACCATAGCCCCAAGGCGGCCTATCGGACGCACAAGCTGTTCGTGTTCGGGGACGACTTCGCCGACGACGGCAACGGCGACTCGGACTCCGTCGCGTGGCACCAACCGTTCGGCATGTCGGACACGGCCCACGGCAGGAAGCCGACCGGCCGCTTCTCCGACGGCCTGGTGCAGTCGGACTTCCTGGCCAAGATCATGGGCCACAGCGAGTCCCCTCCGCCCTACACGGGCGACGACTGGGACAACGGCATCGACGCGTCCGGCTTGAacttcgccgtcgccggcgccgccgcgctggatGTGCCGGGGGGCgtgctcaacatcagcgcgcaggTCCAGCAGCTCAGGAACCTGGTCAGGGACGGCCTGGTCGACGACCGCGACTTCAAGGAGTCGGTGGCGCTCGTCGCCTACTCCGGCAATGACTACACCAGCCAGGAC AACTTGGACGATCAGGTGGCGAAGGTGGTGGATGAGCTTGCGAGCGTGGTGTCGCAGCTGCAGGACCTGGGCGTGACTAAGGTGCTGGTGAACACGGTGCCCCCGTTCGGGTGCTCGCCGTGGCTGGCCAGGCTCTCCGACTACAGCTcgtgcgacggcgacggcaacgCGAACTCCGACAAGCACAACGCGGCGCTCCGGGACCGgctgggcggcgaggaggacgtgATGCTGCTGGACGTGAACAGCATCGTGACGGACCTGGTGGCGCCCAAGGAGGGCTCGGCGCTGTACGCGGGGAAGTTCACGGAGCTCCTCCGCCCCTGCTGCGAGggcaccggcgacggcggctaCTGCGGCCTCGACGGCGGCTACTCGCTCTGCGACCACCCGGAGGAGTACTTCTACTGGGACCTCGTGCACCCCACGCACGCCGGGTGGAGGGCCGTCATGCAGCTGCTCCAGGGGCCCATCATGGCGTTCCTCGGCATCTCCAACCTCGAGCACCTTTGA